A stretch of the Papaver somniferum cultivar HN1 chromosome 6, ASM357369v1, whole genome shotgun sequence genome encodes the following:
- the LOC113289343 gene encoding uncharacterized membrane protein At3g27390-like: protein MDDVLHQILLYSGYTILFIPLFVILFLLGSIKAAIFSPFVFLVIKFGDAGVIIGLWPLHLCWSAYCISKSKKVGPYMKCLMIISLPIPIALWTIIGVVGSVIMGIGYAFVWPMMETFKATNKPGFCNKLTGCLVDGTWTCVLGACTIVRDFGDFSFHSYFSVMDELLEAEDDENPIELKVTQIPGCILAALLGLLVDVLMILVIVIYKAPILLFKGWHRLFEDLVGRSGPFVETVCVPLAGFLILLWPFAVILAVLAGFLSSVGFGCYAAVVAYEENSTKKGLLYIVASVALFDEWTNDLLYLREGSCFPRPKYREGAEGNSTLHPLNGLDGQIEVVHADYSLTRTASQRIKALKAVVVWDNFFEACEGSGKELLRDGAIDKLDIEEWQSSKSKIVNIGIPAYAFLGCFLQSIHSGSAGFVMRENVEVTNLNRPEGRVFDWLFEPMCVMKEQIRNLKLVESEELFLCKLALYCGDAQRIEAWQNGGIPPYDEIRRAQLEGISRRLQGFCLTLSRLPTFRRQFYAVVNELLDEANNQSSGNRPVVV from the exons ATGGATGatgttcttcatcaaattctACTTTACTCAGGCTATACCATACTCTTCATTCCTCTTTTTGTCATCCTGTTTCTTCTTGGATCGATCAAAG CTGCCATATTTTCTCCTTTTGTGTTTCTTGTTATCAAGTTTGGTGATGCTGGAGTGATTATCGGGTTATGGCCTTTACATCTGTGTTGGAGTGCTTATTGTATTTCGAA atCGAAGAAAGTTGGTCCGTATATGAAATGCCTGATGATTATAAGCCTCCCGATCCCAATAGCTTTATGGACAATTATAGGCGTAGTTGGAAGTGTCATTATGGGTATTGGGTATGCCTTTGTTTGGCCTATGATGGAGACATTCAAAGCCACTAATAAGCCAGGTTTCTGTAACAAGCTAACTGGATGTTTGGTG GATGGTACCTGGACATGCGTACTGGGTGCTTGCACTATTGTACGCGATTTTGGAGATTTTTCATTCCATTCTTACTTCTCGGTGATGGATGAGTTGCTCGAGGCGGAGGATGATGAAAACCCCATAGAACTCAA GGTCACTCAGATACCAGGATGTATATTGGCAGCACTGTTAGGACTTTTGGTGGACGTTCTTATGATTCTCGTAATAGTCATCTATAAAGCCCCGATTCTGTTATTCAAAGGATGGCACCGGTTATTTGAAGATCTTGTTGGGAGGTCAGGCCCCTTCGTGGAGACTGTTTGTGTCCCCTTGGCTGGATTTCTGATTCTTTTGTGGCCATTCGCAGTAATTCTTGCTGTTTTAGCTGGTTTTCTTTCAAGCGTAGGTTTTGGATGTTATGCTGCTGTTGTTGCATATGAG GAAAACTCTACAAAGAAAGGGTTGCTCTATATTGTTGCTAGTGTGGCTTTGTTTGATGAATGGACCAATGACCTTCTATACCTTCGAGAAGGGTCCTGTTTTCCAAG ACCTAAGTATCGCGAGGGAGCTGAAGGCAATTCGACACTGCATCCTCTAAATGGATTGGATGGCCAGATTGAGGTAGTTCATGCAGATTATTCTTTGACAAGGACAGCTTCTCAAAGAATCAAGGCATTGAAGGCTGTAGTG GTATGGGACAATTTCTTCGAAGCATGTGAGGGTTCTGGCAAGGAACTTCTCAGAGATGGAGCGATTGATAAACTGGATATAGAGGAATGGCAAAGTTCAAAGAGCAAGATAGTTAACATTGGAATTCCTGCATATGCATTTCTTGGTTGCTTTCTCCAATCTATCCATAGTGGTTCTGCTGGCTTTGTCATGC GTGAAAACGTTGAAGTGACGAATTTGAATAGGCCCGAAGGAAGGGTTTTTGATTGGCTGTTTGAGCCCATGTGCGTTATGAAAGAGCAAATTAGGAATCTAAAGTTAGTGGAGTCCGAGGAGTTGTTCTTGTGCAAATTGGCTCTGTACTGTGGTGATGCTCAGAGAATTGAAGCATGGCAGAATGGTGGAATTCCTCCTTATGATGAGATTAGAAGAGCTCAGTTAGAGGGCATAAGTAGAAG GTTGCAAGGTTTCTGTTTGACGCTTTCAAGGTTGCCAACTTTCCGGAGGCAATTCTATGCCGTGGTTAATGAGTTACTTGACGAGGCGAATAATCAATCTAGTGGGAACAGGCCAGTAGTTGTGTAG